One Terriglobia bacterium DNA segment encodes these proteins:
- a CDS encoding DUF3106 domain-containing protein: MPKSAMQPPTRAQRAGAAAVLAVLLGGILLPALPAFSQTRAERRMEIRQARRMRARQAPRMQAAQRKGFFARLRDLPPKEQERVLKNDRRFQGLPPERQQKIRENLQHWNQLSPEQKDQLRKREEIYSQLTPEQRQNVREMSGEWRDLRPAERTQVRMALRRMRTMTPEERQKFLDSPQFQERFSPEEQKIVRGLGQLFPDADAPEQ; the protein is encoded by the coding sequence ATGCCTAAATCCGCAATGCAGCCGCCAACCCGTGCGCAACGCGCGGGCGCTGCGGCAGTGCTGGCAGTGTTGCTCGGCGGAATACTGCTTCCGGCGCTTCCGGCGTTTTCGCAGACCCGGGCTGAGCGCAGGATGGAAATCCGCCAGGCCCGCAGAATGCGCGCCCGGCAGGCGCCGAGGATGCAGGCGGCGCAGCGCAAAGGATTTTTCGCGCGGCTCCGCGACCTTCCGCCCAAAGAGCAGGAGCGCGTTCTCAAGAACGACAGGCGCTTCCAGGGCCTTCCGCCGGAACGCCAGCAGAAGATTCGCGAAAACCTCCAGCACTGGAACCAGCTCTCGCCGGAGCAGAAGGACCAGCTCCGAAAACGCGAAGAGATTTATTCCCAGCTCACTCCGGAGCAGCGCCAGAACGTGCGGGAGATGTCAGGCGAGTGGCGGGACCTGCGCCCTGCGGAAAGGACGCAGGTGCGGATGGCGCTCCGGCGCATGCGCACGATGACGCCCGAGGAACGGCAGAAGTTTCTTGACAGCCCGCAATTCCAGGAACGCTTTTCACCCGAGGAACAGAAAATCGTGCGCGGCCTCGGCCAGCTCTTTCCGGACGCCGATGCCCCAGAGCAGTAG